A genomic region of Arachis stenosperma cultivar V10309 chromosome 9, arast.V10309.gnm1.PFL2, whole genome shotgun sequence contains the following coding sequences:
- the LOC130947854 gene encoding 60S ribosomal protein L18a-like protein — MDTSEQGNGDYAPIRDSEDPQLGKFDKPLPCFGCGIGWFSLLLGFACPLLWYYATILYFGNYYHKDPRERAGLAASAIAALVFTIAVLIAVLVIFL; from the exons ATGGATACATCTGAGCAAGGGAACGGGGATTATGCTCCAATCAGGGATTCAGAAGATCCACAATTGGGAAAATTTGACAAGCCACTTCCATGTTTTGGCTGTGGAATTGGATGGTTCTC TCTTCTGTTAGGATTTGCATGCCCATTGCTGTGGTATTATGCTACAATTCTCTATTTTGGAAATTACTATCATAAAGACCCAAGAGAGCGTGCTGGACTTGCTGCTTCTGCAATTGCT GCTCTAGTTTTTACAATTGCTGTGCTGATAGCAGTACTGGTTATCTTCCTGTAA